Sequence from the Candidatus Phytoplasma solani genome:
GAAGGTTCTAATAATAGAGATTGATTGTTGATTGGTGGTGTTGGTTGTCCTGCTGGTCCTTGTGGTCCTTGTGGTCCTGTCTCTCCTTTGTCTCCTATCTCTCCTTTGTCTCCTCTTTCTCCTTGCAAACCTTTTAAAAAATCCTCTTGTTTTTGGTGGTATTCATAGAAATAAAAGCCAGCATAAATAATAGCTATAACTAATACAAAACAGGTTATGATAAAAGGTAATAATTTATATCTTATTAATTTCATATATTCTCCTCACAATGGTAAAATATCATCCAAAAGATAAGCTTTATTGCTTTATCTATATATTGTAAAATAATTTGAGATTCAAAAAGACTCTCAATATGAGAGTCTAATTGAGTTATTTATATTGAGTTTTTTTTACATTAAACTATGACATCATGTGGAACTGTTAGAAGATTTGATGGGTTGTTAGGTTTTTTTAGCAAAATTATTTACAAATTGTTTTACTTTTTGTAAGTGTGAATTGTTGCTTAAATCTAATGTGTTAATAAAGTTTACTAATTCGTCTAAATCATAAATTAATTCAAAGTAAGGGACTTGTTTAGTGGAGTTAGTTTTATAATCATTTACTGTTTTCTTTGTTAAGTTAATAGTAATGTTTTTAGGTTGGTTAATTGATTGTAGTTGTTGGATTGTTTGTTGCGCCATAGCTATGTTTTGTTGCGCATCGGCTGTGTATCGTTTCGCACTATCTGTGTATCGTTGCGCCAAAGCTGTGTATTGTTGTGCTTCTTCTGCGTGTTGTTGCGCCTCGGCTGTTAATGGCATAAACTCTTTAAATTCACAAGCAATTAATGTCAACCAATCAAACTCTACTTCTAAGTTTTTAGTCACAAAACGAATGTAAGGGGTGTTATTTTTGATATTTCTATTTAAAATATCAGAAATGTCAATGTTTCGTACGGTAGTCAAAAAACAATTACTCTGATTCCAAAAACCATTGTCTCCTCGTCTATATTTTGTCATCATTTCAGGGGTGTTATTTGGTTGATTGGTTTGAATTAGATTGTAATTAGCTTTTGATACTTTCCAATCATGCTTTATCTTTTCTTGTCCGTTTTCATATTCTAAGTTATTTAAGTTCTCACGGCCATTAGTCCAACGTGTAGGGAAAGTTTTAAGGTCATATTTATTCATCATGTTTTCAAAGTCTTGAAGTTCAAAATAATTTGTTCTACCTGCATGGTCTTTTTGGGTTGGTACCATATTAGGAAAAACTCTATATTCTCTAATAATATCACCCTCAGAGGTTCGATACATTAAATAAGGTTCTAATAATAGAGATTGATGTGTTGGTTGTCCTGCTGGTCCTTGTGGTCCTTGTGGTCCTTGTGGTCCTTGTGGTCCTGCTGGTCCTATTGGTCCTATTGGTCCTATTGGTCCTTGTGATCCTATTGGTCCTTTCGGTCCTATTGGTCCTTGTGCTCCTGTTGGTCCTTGTGGTCCTTTGTCTCCTGTCTCTCCTTTGTCTCCTCTTTCTCCTCTTTCTCCTTGGAAACCTTTTAAAAAATCCTCTTTTTTTTGGTGGTATTCATAGAAATAAGAGCCAGCATAAATAATAGCTATAA
This genomic interval carries:
- a CDS encoding collagen-like protein, giving the protein MKLIRYKLLPFIITCFVLVIAIIYAGSYFYEYHQKKEDFLKGFQGERGERGDKGETGDKGPQGPTGAQGPIGPKGPIGSQGPIGPIGPIGPAGPQGPQGPQGPQGPAGQPTHQSLLLEPYLMYRTSEGDIIREYRVFPNMVPTQKDHAGRTNYFELQDFENMMNKYDLKTFPTRWTNGRENLNNLEYENGQEKIKHDWKVSKANYNLIQTNQPNNTPEMMTKYRRGDNGFWNQSNCFLTTVRNIDISDILNRNIKNNTPYIRFVTKNLEVEFDWLTLIACEFKEFMPLTAEAQQHAEEAQQYTALAQRYTDSAKRYTADAQQNIAMAQQTIQQLQSINQPKNITINLTKKTVNDYKTNSTKQVPYFELIYDLDELVNFINTLDLSNNSHLQKVKQFVNNFAKKT